In Methanothermobacter tenebrarum, the sequence TCTTATATTTCGAGAAAATTTTATGGGAACATTATAGGATTCCTCACAGGCTTATTCATCATCTCAAGCCCCCTGTTCCAGAGGATGATCGTCCCAATCCCAGAATCCATGGCAGTGATACTCCTACCCGTCCTCGTCTATTTTTATTATCTTGCAATTAAAAAAGGCGAAAATAAATATGCCATAGTAGCTGGTTTCCTATGGGGCCTAGTTCTCCTCACCCACCTATTATCAGCCCTCATAATATTATCCGTGATAACAGTTACAACCATACTCCTGAAAATCAAGGGCGAAAAAAACCTCAAAGGATACTGGATCATTATAATAGCAGGTTTAATCACAAGTAGTCCCTGGTTAATCCCCCTCCTCATAAAATACGGTTTTGTATTCAGATCACCACCAACACAAGCATTACCACTTAAAAGTTATATACAACTTATAGGTCCCATCCCATTCTTCCTAGCATTGGTAGGTCTCATCAACATCCTATGGAACCGTGAAAAAAAGAATATCATAATACTCTCCTGGTTTATCAGCGTGACATTCATAAGTGTAATCTATATATTCGGCGTTAATGTAATCACCGAAAGAATAATCTACTTCAACCTGTTCCCAGTAGCAGTACTTGCAAGTTTATCCATAAAAGCCCTAAATTTCGAGAAAAAAAAGTACACCCTCCTCCTGTTGATGATAATGGTCCTATCATTGTATAACGGGTATGTAACTGCCAATTCCACGAAACCCTCCATCTCTGCCTCCGAGATCCAGGTTGCAGAATGGTTCAAGTATCATGGAGATCATGAAAGAGTTGCTGTAACTGCAGATTATCATCTGGATCCCATAATAGTATCTATTTCAGATCAGCCAGTGGCTGCCGGAGGCTATGCACCCGGTACCGTTAAATCCATCAATGGGGATAAATACATAAGCGGAAAATTCACAAAAGAAGAAATGATACGAGAAAAAATAGGCTATATAGTCCTCAAAACTAATATGAACCCACCCCCATACTCAAGATTAGTATACACAAATAAGGACTTCAAAATCTACGAAGGGTTGATAAAATGAAGAAACTATTCGGCACTTTTGGCGTTAGAAGGATTGCGAATAAACAATTAACACCAGAATTCGCCTCAAGGCTTTCAGCAGCCTTCGGTTCGCTCACAGATGGGAAAATTGCTGTGGGCGGTGATACAAGAACCTCCACCCCAATGATAAAACATGCTGTTATAGCAGGTCTCCTATCCACAGGATGTGATGTTGTAGACCTTGGGATCCTCCCAACCCCCACAGTACAGTATGCTGTTAGAAAATACTATGATGCAGGTGTTATCATCACAGCATCCCATAACCCCCCACAATACAATGGGATAAAATTCGTCGATGAACATGGTATAGGAATCAAAGAAGAACTAGAAGAAAAGATAGAGAAAATCTTCTTCGAAGAAAAGGCTGAAAGAGTCCCATGGGATAGAATAGGCTCCACAACCAAGAACAGGAAGATTATCAGAGAATACATAGATGAGATTATAAAGAGAGTTGATGCCGATATCATAAGAGAGGCAAATTTTACTGTTGTAGTTGACTGCGGATCAGGGGCAGGCTC encodes:
- a CDS encoding 6-pyruvoyl-tetrahydropterin synthase-related protein, translating into MDYPGKSAFNKFIVFIPALAFTLALIPTIKYNWPLSWDIYYHIHNMKLYSEGILFWDSLTAAPYGRPIFYPPLFHLFLLSIVKILNISPFLAARLIQPFLAFFGVFSFSYISRKFYGNIIGFLTGLFIISSPLFQRMIVPIPESMAVILLPVLVYFYYLAIKKGENKYAIVAGFLWGLVLLTHLLSALIILSVITVTTILLKIKGEKNLKGYWIIIIAGLITSSPWLIPLLIKYGFVFRSPPTQALPLKSYIQLIGPIPFFLALVGLINILWNREKKNIIILSWFISVTFISVIYIFGVNVITERIIYFNLFPVAVLASLSIKALNFEKKKYTLLLLMIMVLSLYNGYVTANSTKPSISASEIQVAEWFKYHGDHERVAVTADYHLDPIIVSISDQPVAAGGYAPGTVKSINGDKYISGKFTKEEMIREKIGYIVLKTNMNPPPYSRLVYTNKDFKIYEGLIK